A window of Rutidosis leptorrhynchoides isolate AG116_Rl617_1_P2 unplaced genomic scaffold, CSIRO_AGI_Rlap_v1 contig107, whole genome shotgun sequence genomic DNA:
GAGTGCATTCTCTCCTGTAACTTCAATGTTCTCTCTCCATCCTGCACTCAGAACCTGCAAAATACTCTTCGACTAAGGATTCCTACATATGTATTTCAAGAAAGTGACGACTATGTTATAATTATTACCTGTTGAACTAGTTCCTGGGGCCCACATTTAGCAGGATAACTCTGTTCTGCGTTTCTCATCTCAAGACAAGTGAAATTTAAGATGGCATGGTGCCTCGATAAGATTCTAGCAATCGGACGATATCCATCCCTATCGTTTAAGTTGTAGTATCCAGAAGTTAGCTCTGCTGCATGACATTCATCTTTATACCACCAATGTATTCCAGATACCTGTCGGTCATCATTAATTCACATAAAaattatatacaatatacaataagGTAAGGTTTGGCATACTTACTTTAGCCGCTAACTTGATTTTGCAGCCCAGGAATGCTTTGTTAGCCTGTTCGAGGATTTCATCACCATGGATCAATAACTGATTAGAATACCAAGTCAAGAAGAACCTTCCTTGTTCAGTAAGGCATGTCCCATTATTTGATCTAAAGAAGCCTGTTGATTGAGGTTTGTCATTATATTCTCCTGCATTATCCGGTAACTCCCATTCAGGATGGCCTGCACTTGTCGCTGCTTCTTTGAATCTCACTTTGAGGTATTTGTCATAACACTGAAAGTCATAATTAATACTCCTAATTAATTAGTGCTATATCATATCATAGTAGTAATTTTTACTCCTATTTAAATAAACCTAACCTGAAATTCTCCAATGCCAGGGAATACCCATCCTTGACTTTCTGGATAAGAAGGATATCTAAGCTCCCCAGCAGGACCAAGCCCTACTTCAATATCTACGATGAGTCCTGATTCTATAAAATCAGACATTTCTTCCCTGAAACTCTTCATATAGTCATTATACATCTGCGAAATCATTTCCTAAACATGAACCTATTATACACACACAAGTAGTAATTAAGTAAAGAAAATAAAATTAGTAAAGTTGCCTAAATTGCAGTCCGTCCATGAAAAATTGGCTGATGATCGACACCGATAGTGAGGTATTCCCTATTTCTGTTACCTTTTCTATTAGTGTAGAAGATATCTGGATTTTCGTCACCAATCTGAAGAAGCCATTTGGGAAGAGTTATGGTAACGACATCTCCAATATTTCCACCACATTGGTGAAATGACAGTATAGCTTGTAGCTTGAGATCGGATTGCTGAATGAGTTGGAACAAGCTTCTATAAGCTGACCAGTCATATTGTTTTGGGCCTTTCGATTCAACTATACCCCACCAAACATCCAACATAACCCCATCGATTCCGGCTGCTCTTAGTTCCTTGAGTTGCCGCTCAAGTTTTTCTCTGTTTGCTAAAACGTTGTCTTTTCTGATGACATCCAACTGAAAATCAATCAGAGAGCAgagtatatagtatatatattCAAGTAAAATCTAAAGTTGGATATTATTTGTTTAATATGAGTGACTTACAGGGAGCATAACAAAGATTGGCACATAATTTGGCAACATATGTTCATCGGAAGTGAGAGCTGGTGTTGCAGCCTGCATTTTGTTGATGACTAGATTTTAGTTTTTTCATCTTTTAGATTTGGCCTTTGCATATAAAAATTTGGAAAAATGTGCTTCTGTAAGACGTGGAGTGTCATTTTGCTTATTAGTGGAGCTATTTTGATTTACCGGTATACCCTTCAATTAGGCTTTGGAAAAATTAAAGTCGAGAATATGAGAGATCGGTTCGAAAAATGAACGAATTTGAAAATAAAAATTTAAACTCGTGTAGGAGGCGAGATTTTTCGGACTCAAAATCGACGAATCAGAGCTTTTGAAGAGCTCGAGCCTAGCCGAGCCCGAGCGGTTCACGAACTTTTatgaaaaaataataaaataaaataataatattactacgaccctataatttttttattttaattagtgGACGAGGgcataaatataatttaatattaatgatgtagattattttcatttaatttttttttttttgctttttatccATTTAATCTCTTTTTATcgaggttaaaaataataattatcatattaattaaaaaaatgacATGTTTACCCTCATGCATTGATAAAATATCCATTTGTGAGTCAAAATTGTAATTTGTACTcttattttatttataattttatttaaaagaaCAAAAAAACTCGTGAATAGTTCGGTATCAATTGGGATCAGAAGCGAGCCGAGCCCGAACATAAATTTTTAGATTCAAAAATTCTTTTGACTCGATTCGGTTCGACTCGTTCTCATGGCGAGCTCAGCCGAGTCGAGCCGAACAGCTCGTTTTCTGTTTTCTCGCATCTAGGAAAAAGGGTTTTTGGTTCCACAAATTAAGTGGGTAAAACTGTAAAAATACCTTATTTTGCTAGCAAAGTAAGAGTaacaaaatacaataaaacaataatAACTCAATATCCCCGAGAAAAACTCGAACTACACCAAATATGCCGGagggatttttttttttatatgttgtCTAATAAAATCAACCACATGAAATTCGCTCCCAAAAATTGAAACTCGTAAGTCGAAATACCTTAACTATTAGGTCATATCCTCATCGTTGAAGGAAAATTTTAATTGTAATTATATGGTGGTCattttatattaatcaaatattcCTTTTGCTGTACATATTATTTGGCGTAGTACAGTAA
This region includes:
- the LOC139881048 gene encoding LOW QUALITY PROTEIN: beta-amylase-like (The sequence of the model RefSeq protein was modified relative to this genomic sequence to represent the inferred CDS: deleted 2 bases in 1 codon; substituted 1 base at 1 genomic stop codon), with the protein product MQAATPALTSDEHMLPNYVPIFVMLPLDVIRKDNVLANREKLERQLKELRAAGIDGVMLDVWWGIVESKGPKQYDWSAYRSLFQLIQQSDLKLQAILSFHQCGGNIGDVVTITLPKWLLQIGDENPDIFYTNRKGNRNREYLTIGVDHQPIFHGRTAIXMYNDYMKSFREEMSDFIESGLIVDIEVGLGPAGELRYPSYPESQGWVFPGIGEFQCYDKYLKVRFKEAATSAGHPEWELPDNAGEYNDKPQSTGFFRSNNGTCLTEQGRFFLTWYSNQLLIHGDEILEQANKAFLGCKIKLAAKVSGIHWWYKDECHAAELTSGYYNLNDRDGYRPIARILSRHHAILNFTCLEMRNAEQSYPAKCGPQELVQQVLSAGWRENIEVTGENALPRYDRSAYNQILLNARPNGINKEEAPKLRMLGVTYLRLSDKLLQATNFRIFKIFVKKIHADQEFCRDPEKYNHAITPLEPSKPKLTEELLEATKPMEPFTWNEETDMSVGGASASLIDKLVSLFM